A stretch of the Methanobacterium veterum genome encodes the following:
- a CDS encoding phage holin family protein, whose amino-acid sequence MDKNQNILWLGRTLVLWISEVAGLMLMTWFLPGLSINSWETAFIVVTLIGIINAIFWPLLSYYTLPFLVFTFGVGTLLLNGLIIWFISLFVPGITIKDSALVLTPLGIAFINTLVSGVLTIGDEASYYRSVLKRYTERFSKKNHSDKPGIIFLEIDGLAEAVLQSALDNGYMPTLKGWIENGSHKILQWETDLSSQTGASQAGILHGKNQDMPAFRWVEKENDNKLRVSTGLFDAPLLEQRVSDGNGLLAINGASRSNLFSGDALNAIFTYSKLSDLSKFYTRAWYFFYSNPYNFARTIVLLVWDILLEIASRFRQWRKNIQPRMSRSILYLVVRATANVFLREITTSTIIGDIFTGRADAVYATYVGYDEIAHHSGTKDSDAFYALKQLDKQFLLLNDARKSASRPYHFVILSDHGQSNGATFKQRYGVTLEGLVRKLIPKDLKIYYEFDTNEDHFSQVITYPIADGKRWISERRENAIKGSKEFTGNIRQSIERQETKWIKEKRENAVKSSKEFTGNIWQSLDKDDKISERLAKFNEALKIPVKPREKPITHKEADVTVLASGNLGLIYFKKWENRMTFEEINAVFPELIPGLIQHEGIGFIMVRSSKEGPLIIGSKGVYYLKDDRIEGENPLKGFGKNAALHLKRTDSFKYVPDILVNSLYDAQRNEVAAFEELIGSHGGLGGEQSKPFLLYPSSWNLEKEEIIGAEKLHSVLKSKLNELWLTTENL is encoded by the coding sequence ATGGATAAAAACCAGAACATTCTATGGCTAGGGCGTACATTGGTCTTATGGATATCAGAAGTGGCAGGGCTCATGTTAATGACATGGTTTCTTCCAGGACTGAGTATCAACAGCTGGGAAACAGCATTTATAGTAGTTACACTAATCGGTATAATAAATGCTATTTTTTGGCCGCTTTTATCTTATTATACACTTCCTTTCCTTGTTTTTACGTTTGGAGTAGGTACATTACTTTTAAATGGTTTGATTATATGGTTTATTAGCCTGTTTGTGCCAGGAATCACCATAAAAGACTCAGCATTAGTTTTAACCCCCCTAGGAATAGCTTTTATTAACACACTTGTATCTGGAGTTTTAACCATTGGGGATGAGGCATCTTATTATAGATCAGTCTTAAAGAGATATACTGAACGATTTTCAAAAAAGAATCATTCAGATAAACCAGGTATCATATTTTTAGAAATTGATGGTCTGGCAGAAGCTGTCCTGCAAAGTGCTTTAGATAATGGATACATGCCCACACTTAAGGGGTGGATAGAAAATGGGAGCCATAAAATCCTCCAGTGGGAAACTGATCTTTCTTCCCAAACTGGTGCTTCCCAGGCAGGTATCCTCCACGGAAAAAATCAGGATATGCCTGCTTTCAGATGGGTTGAAAAGGAAAATGATAACAAATTAAGGGTATCTACGGGATTATTTGATGCACCCCTACTTGAACAGCGCGTATCAGATGGAAATGGATTACTTGCAATAAATGGAGCGAGCAGATCTAATCTTTTTTCTGGAGATGCATTAAATGCTATATTTACCTACAGCAAGCTCAGTGATTTGTCTAAGTTTTATACGAGGGCATGGTACTTCTTCTATTCCAACCCATATAACTTTGCACGTACCATTGTGCTGTTGGTATGGGACATCCTCCTGGAAATTGCATCCCGCTTCAGGCAGTGGAGAAAGAATATACAACCTAGAATGAGCCGCAGCATTCTTTATCTAGTTGTAAGGGCTACAGCTAATGTTTTTTTACGCGAAATAACAACAAGTACAATTATTGGAGACATTTTTACAGGTCGGGCTGATGCAGTATATGCAACATACGTAGGTTACGATGAAATAGCACACCACTCCGGTACAAAAGATAGTGATGCTTTTTATGCACTTAAGCAGTTAGATAAACAGTTTTTACTTTTAAATGATGCAAGAAAAAGTGCTTCAAGGCCGTATCATTTTGTGATACTTTCAGATCATGGGCAAAGTAATGGGGCAACATTTAAACAGCGCTACGGAGTTACTCTGGAAGGTTTAGTGCGTAAACTAATTCCTAAAGACTTAAAAATATATTATGAATTTGATACAAATGAAGACCACTTCAGCCAGGTGATCACTTATCCCATTGCCGATGGAAAACGCTGGATAAGTGAAAGAAGAGAAAATGCTATTAAAGGCAGTAAAGAATTCACTGGAAACATCCGGCAGTCAATTGAAAGGCAGGAAACTAAATGGATAAAGGAAAAAAGAGAAAATGCAGTTAAAAGCAGTAAAGAATTCACTGGAAACATCTGGCAATCACTTGATAAGGATGATAAAATAAGTGAAAGGCTGGCAAAATTTAATGAGGCCCTAAAAATTCCAGTGAAACCACGAGAAAAACCAATCACCCATAAAGAAGCTGATGTTACGGTACTTGCCTCAGGTAACCTTGGACTTATCTACTTCAAAAAATGGGAAAATAGAATGACCTTTGAAGAAATTAATGCAGTATTTCCTGAGTTAATTCCAGGTTTAATTCAACATGAAGGCATTGGATTTATAATGGTCCGATCTAGCAAGGAGGGGCCGCTCATAATTGGATCAAAGGGAGTCTATTATCTAAAAGATGACAGGATAGAAGGGGAAAACCCGCTTAAAGGTTTTGGAAAAAACGCTGCTTTGCATTTAAAAAGAACAGACAGTTTTAAATATGTACCTGATATTCTGGTAAACAGCTTATATGATGCTCAAAGGAATGAAGTAGCTGCTTTTGAAGAATTAATAGGCAGCCATGGAGGATTGGGTGGTGAACAGTCCAAACCCTTCTTATTGTATCCATCAAGCTGGAATTTAGAAAAAGAAGAAATAATAGGGGCCGAAAAGCTCCACAGTGTTTTAAAAAGTAAGTTAAATGAATTATGGTTAACTACTGAAAATTTATAA
- a CDS encoding nuclear transport factor 2 family protein gives MKCEENIELEVMGMLKKYAKAYADKDIDVMMDLFIDDPHIVAIGTGTDEWVHGREELEEGFKRDFAQADNIQVKFEKVTIQYAGNVAWLSALMTMYAVVSGKEVLLSGRLSMVLENKEDKWSFAHLHFSLPANQQEVGHSFPEWIIS, from the coding sequence ATGAAATGTGAGGAAAACATAGAGCTTGAAGTTATGGGCATGCTTAAAAAGTATGCAAAAGCATATGCAGACAAAGATATTGATGTTATGATGGATCTATTTATAGATGATCCCCATATTGTAGCGATAGGTACTGGAACTGATGAATGGGTTCATGGCCGTGAAGAACTTGAAGAAGGATTTAAACGTGATTTTGCCCAGGCGGATAATATTCAGGTTAAATTTGAAAAGGTCACTATTCAATATGCGGGCAATGTAGCATGGTTATCAGCATTGATGACAATGTACGCCGTGGTTTCAGGAAAAGAAGTACTACTTTCGGGGCGGTTAAGCATGGTTCTTGAAAATAAAGAAGATAAATGGTCATTTGCACATCTGCATTTTTCTTTACCTGCAAATCAACAGGAAGTAGGGCATTCATTCCCAGAATGGATTATAAGTTGA